A window of Onychostoma macrolepis isolate SWU-2019 chromosome 01, ASM1243209v1, whole genome shotgun sequence contains these coding sequences:
- the lipt1 gene encoding lipoyltransferase 1, mitochondrial produces MIFRLSNRACVLSGSVRLKSTLSAFFDEMGKAGIILKSASTGIFENLALEDWIHDHVDLQNRSMLLLWRNAPVVVIGRHQNPWQECNLPLMRRLGIPLARRRSGGGTVFHDFGNINMTFFTSKKKYDRHRNLRVVTSALKALRPDLDVAATDRFDILINGHYKISGTAAKLGRTCAYHHCTLLCSVDRSILSSVLKSNTSEVIKSNATPSVPSAVKNLLDVDPTLDSNTIMDAIASQYNNEFGFDGPVITVDPTHEALMPGIHKMAQDLQMWEWIYGRTPKFSVCTSLVVDDVTIKLGMDIKNGAVEQCAMEIPEGWLPSEMVNEFTSALNGSKYCPNETAVLVAAFMRTVSMTADVAEKIHRLCAGVVSVM; encoded by the coding sequence ATGATTTTCAGACTGTCAAACAGGGCATGCGTCCTCTCTGGGTCAGTTCGCCTCAAAAGCACTTTGTCAGCCTTCTTCGATGAGATGGGAAAGGCTGGTATCATCCTAAAATCTGCTTCAACTGGTATATTTGAGAACCTGGCCTTAGAAGACTGGATTCACGATCACGTCGATCTGCAAAACAGAAGCATGCTGTTATTATGGAGAAACGCACCCGTGGTTGTCATAGGCAGGCATCAAAACCCCTGGCAGGAGTGTAACCTGCCCTTGATGAGACGCTTGGGAATCCCGCTAGCGAGGCGTCGCAGTGGAGGTGGGACGGTTTTCCATGATTTTGGAAACATCAACATGACCTTCTTCACCTCCAAGAAGAAATACGACCGTCACAGAAACCTCAGAGTCGTTACTAGCGCATTAAAAGCACTGAGACCCGATCTAGATGTCGCAGCGACAGACAGAtttgatattttgataaatGGCCATTACAAAATATCAGGCACTGCTGCGAAATTAGGCAGAACCTGTGCTTATCAtcactgtacattattgtgttCTGTTGACCGTTCAATATTGTCCTCCGTCCTGAAGAGTAACACTTCTGAAGTTATCAAAAGCAATGCTACCCCAAGCGTTCCTTCCGCTGTCAAGAACCTTTTGGATGTGGATCCCACTCTTGACTCTAACACTATCATGGATGCTATTGCTTCCCAGTACAATAATGAATTTGGCTTTGACGGCCCAGTCATCACAGTAGACCCCACTCATGAAGCTCTCATGCCCGGCATTCATAAGATGGCACAGGATCTGCAGATGTGGGAGTGGATTTATGGCAGAACTCCAAAATTCAGTGTTTGCACTTCTTTAGTGGTGGATGATGTGACTATTAAGCTTGGTATGGACATCAAAAATGGTGCTGTAGAACAATGTGCTATGGAAATCCCAGAAGGCTGGCTTCCTTCAGAGATGGTGAATGAGTTTACATCAGCTCTGAACGGCAGCAAATACTGTCCGAATGAAACCGCAGTGCTGGTGGCGGCGTTCATGAGAACCGTTTCAATGACTGCGGATGTTGCTGAGAAGATTCATAGATTGTGTGCTGGTGTGGTTTCAGTGATGTGA